From Caretta caretta isolate rCarCar2 chromosome 14, rCarCar1.hap1, whole genome shotgun sequence, the proteins below share one genomic window:
- the SAPCD1 gene encoding suppressor APC domain-containing protein 1 isoform X1, protein MTSLVASPPPGAPEDPALGLAPRLPRPFLRSLRTLFEILDEQRSGAVHLSEIESRWGRGGPGLSPPGGPQHELLPPGVLPALQQVAGPSGGFLSFPRLVAGLRIALLRDQEEEQGPRAEAAETGHNSAQERTSGGQTREGEPRGVTRSRSINSALSQAGQPRSLRVPKEPRRHTITHGIDYGASRGENPGVRAPRPPLTPICPQLQRRQAQERERDALLQGLDLAERLRGWYRRHLLEAQRKQEQVGAEPDYFPDSCPNQSCLLLAKIQEVNLGLRNLLASPGKPVWGPPRASGEAAGIAAASRECAEGAEPAPHQGGVGEERPHRPAGAGERGSVQATPGEPGLPAAQPQGVHLHLTDEVTSSRGPT, encoded by the exons ATGACCTCCCTggttgcctcccctccccctggtgcCCCCGAGGATCCTGCCCTGGGCCTGGCCCCACGGCTGCCCCGGCCCTTCCTCCGCAGCCTCCGGACCCTCTTCGAGATCCTGGACGAGCAGCGGAGTGGGGCCGTGCACCTGTCGGAGATCGAGAGccgctggggccgggggggcccGGGCCTGAGCCCCCCGGGGGGCCCACAGCATGAGCTCCTGCCCCCCGGGgtgctgcctgccctgcagcaggtggCGGGGCCCAGCGGCGGGTTCCTGAGCTTCCCCCGCCTAGTGGCGGGGCTGAGAATCGCGCTGCTCCGGgaccaggaggaggagcaggggcccAGGGCGGAGGCGGCTGAGACTGGACACAACTCGGCGCAGGAGAGGACGAGCGGGGGCCAGACAC GCGAGGGGGAGCCGAGGGGCGTGACCCGATCTCGCAGCATCAACAGCGCCCTGAGCCAGGCGGGGCAGCCCCGGAGCCTCCGAGTCCCGAAGGAGCCGCGACGCCACACGATCACCCACGGCATCGACTATGGGGCG agccggggagagaacccaggcgtccgggcgcCCCGGCCCCCGCTGacccccatctgcccccagctgcagcgCCGGCAGGCCCAGGAGCGGGAGCGGGACGcgctgctgcaggggctggatCTCGCCGAGCGCCTGCGGGGCTGGTACCGGCGCCACCTGCTGGAGGCCCAGCGCAagcaggagcaggtgggggcGGAGCCG gatTATTTCCCGGATTCCTGCCCCAATCAgagctgcctcctgctggccaagATCCAGGAGGTGAATCTCGGGCTGCGAAACCTACTAGCCAGCCCTGGAAAG CCGGTTTGGGGCCCCCCTCGTGCAAGCGGGGAAGCAGCAGGCATTGCAGCAGCAAGCCGTGAGTGTGCTGAAGGAGCAGAACCGGCTCCTCATCAAG GAGGTGTCGGAGAAGAGCGACCGCATCGCCCAGCTGGAGCAGGAGAACGTGGCTCTGTGCAGGCAACTCCAGGAGAGCCGGGGCTACCGGCTGCCCAGCCACAAGGAGTCCACCTTCATCTGACGGATGAGGTCACTTCCTCCCGCGGACCTACGTGA
- the SAPCD1 gene encoding suppressor APC domain-containing protein 1 isoform X7 → MTSLVASPPPGAPEDPALGLAPRLPRPFLRSLRTLFEILDEQRSGAVHLSEIESRWGRGGPGLSPPGGPQHELLPPGVLPALQQVAGPSGGFLSFPRLVAGLRIALLRDQEEEQGPRAEAAETGHNSAQERTSGGQTREGEPRGVTRSRSINSALSQAGQPRSLRVPKEPRRHTITHGIDYGADYFPDSCPNQSCLLLAKIQEVNLGLRNLLASPGKPVWGPPRASGEAAGIAAASRECAEGAEPAPHQGGVGEERPHRPAGAGERGSVQATPGEPGLPAAQPQGVHLHLTDEVTSSRGPT, encoded by the exons ATGACCTCCCTggttgcctcccctccccctggtgcCCCCGAGGATCCTGCCCTGGGCCTGGCCCCACGGCTGCCCCGGCCCTTCCTCCGCAGCCTCCGGACCCTCTTCGAGATCCTGGACGAGCAGCGGAGTGGGGCCGTGCACCTGTCGGAGATCGAGAGccgctggggccgggggggcccGGGCCTGAGCCCCCCGGGGGGCCCACAGCATGAGCTCCTGCCCCCCGGGgtgctgcctgccctgcagcaggtggCGGGGCCCAGCGGCGGGTTCCTGAGCTTCCCCCGCCTAGTGGCGGGGCTGAGAATCGCGCTGCTCCGGgaccaggaggaggagcaggggcccAGGGCGGAGGCGGCTGAGACTGGACACAACTCGGCGCAGGAGAGGACGAGCGGGGGCCAGACAC GCGAGGGGGAGCCGAGGGGCGTGACCCGATCTCGCAGCATCAACAGCGCCCTGAGCCAGGCGGGGCAGCCCCGGAGCCTCCGAGTCCCGAAGGAGCCGCGACGCCACACGATCACCCACGGCATCGACTATGGGGCG gatTATTTCCCGGATTCCTGCCCCAATCAgagctgcctcctgctggccaagATCCAGGAGGTGAATCTCGGGCTGCGAAACCTACTAGCCAGCCCTGGAAAG CCGGTTTGGGGCCCCCCTCGTGCAAGCGGGGAAGCAGCAGGCATTGCAGCAGCAAGCCGTGAGTGTGCTGAAGGAGCAGAACCGGCTCCTCATCAAG GAGGTGTCGGAGAAGAGCGACCGCATCGCCCAGCTGGAGCAGGAGAACGTGGCTCTGTGCAGGCAACTCCAGGAGAGCCGGGGCTACCGGCTGCCCAGCCACAAGGAGTCCACCTTCATCTGACGGATGAGGTCACTTCCTCCCGCGGACCTACGTGA
- the SAPCD1 gene encoding suppressor APC domain-containing protein 1 isoform X3, with the protein MTSLVASPPPGAPEDPALGLAPRLPRPFLRSLRTLFEILDEQRSGAVHLSEIESRWGRGGPGLSPPGGPQHELLPPGVLPALQQVAGPSGGFLSFPRLVAGLRIALLRDQEEEQGPRAEAAETGHNSAQERTSGGQTREGEPRGVTRSRSINSALSQAGQPRSLRVPKEPRRHTITHGIDYGALQRRQAQERERDALLQGLDLAERLRGWYRRHLLEAQRKQEQVGAEPDYFPDSCPNQSCLLLAKIQEVNLGLRNLLASPGKPVWGPPRASGEAAGIAAASRECAEGAEPAPHQGGVGEERPHRPAGAGERGSVQATPGEPGLPAAQPQGVHLHLTDEVTSSRGPT; encoded by the exons ATGACCTCCCTggttgcctcccctccccctggtgcCCCCGAGGATCCTGCCCTGGGCCTGGCCCCACGGCTGCCCCGGCCCTTCCTCCGCAGCCTCCGGACCCTCTTCGAGATCCTGGACGAGCAGCGGAGTGGGGCCGTGCACCTGTCGGAGATCGAGAGccgctggggccgggggggcccGGGCCTGAGCCCCCCGGGGGGCCCACAGCATGAGCTCCTGCCCCCCGGGgtgctgcctgccctgcagcaggtggCGGGGCCCAGCGGCGGGTTCCTGAGCTTCCCCCGCCTAGTGGCGGGGCTGAGAATCGCGCTGCTCCGGgaccaggaggaggagcaggggcccAGGGCGGAGGCGGCTGAGACTGGACACAACTCGGCGCAGGAGAGGACGAGCGGGGGCCAGACAC GCGAGGGGGAGCCGAGGGGCGTGACCCGATCTCGCAGCATCAACAGCGCCCTGAGCCAGGCGGGGCAGCCCCGGAGCCTCCGAGTCCCGAAGGAGCCGCGACGCCACACGATCACCCACGGCATCGACTATGGGGCG ctgcagcgCCGGCAGGCCCAGGAGCGGGAGCGGGACGcgctgctgcaggggctggatCTCGCCGAGCGCCTGCGGGGCTGGTACCGGCGCCACCTGCTGGAGGCCCAGCGCAagcaggagcaggtgggggcGGAGCCG gatTATTTCCCGGATTCCTGCCCCAATCAgagctgcctcctgctggccaagATCCAGGAGGTGAATCTCGGGCTGCGAAACCTACTAGCCAGCCCTGGAAAG CCGGTTTGGGGCCCCCCTCGTGCAAGCGGGGAAGCAGCAGGCATTGCAGCAGCAAGCCGTGAGTGTGCTGAAGGAGCAGAACCGGCTCCTCATCAAG GAGGTGTCGGAGAAGAGCGACCGCATCGCCCAGCTGGAGCAGGAGAACGTGGCTCTGTGCAGGCAACTCCAGGAGAGCCGGGGCTACCGGCTGCCCAGCCACAAGGAGTCCACCTTCATCTGACGGATGAGGTCACTTCCTCCCGCGGACCTACGTGA
- the SAPCD1 gene encoding suppressor APC domain-containing protein 1 isoform X2, with protein sequence MTSLVASPPPGAPEDPALGLAPRLPRPFLRSLRTLFEILDEQRSGAVHLSEIESRWGRGGPGLSPPGGPQHELLPPGVLPALQQVAGPSGGFLSFPRLVAGLRIALLRDQEEEQGPRAEAAETGHNSAQERTSGGQTREGEPRGVTRSRSINSALSQAGQPRSLRVPKEPRRHTITHGIDYGASRGENPGVRAPRPPLTPICPQLQRRQAQERERDALLQGLDLAERLRGWYRRHLLEAQRKQEQVGAEPDYFPDSCPNQSCLLLAKIQEVNLGLRNLLASPGKADPPPCFPSSRFGAPLVQAGKQQALQQQAVSVLKEQNRLLIKEVSEKSDRIAQLEQENVALCRQLQESRGYRLPSHKESTFI encoded by the exons ATGACCTCCCTggttgcctcccctccccctggtgcCCCCGAGGATCCTGCCCTGGGCCTGGCCCCACGGCTGCCCCGGCCCTTCCTCCGCAGCCTCCGGACCCTCTTCGAGATCCTGGACGAGCAGCGGAGTGGGGCCGTGCACCTGTCGGAGATCGAGAGccgctggggccgggggggcccGGGCCTGAGCCCCCCGGGGGGCCCACAGCATGAGCTCCTGCCCCCCGGGgtgctgcctgccctgcagcaggtggCGGGGCCCAGCGGCGGGTTCCTGAGCTTCCCCCGCCTAGTGGCGGGGCTGAGAATCGCGCTGCTCCGGgaccaggaggaggagcaggggcccAGGGCGGAGGCGGCTGAGACTGGACACAACTCGGCGCAGGAGAGGACGAGCGGGGGCCAGACAC GCGAGGGGGAGCCGAGGGGCGTGACCCGATCTCGCAGCATCAACAGCGCCCTGAGCCAGGCGGGGCAGCCCCGGAGCCTCCGAGTCCCGAAGGAGCCGCGACGCCACACGATCACCCACGGCATCGACTATGGGGCG agccggggagagaacccaggcgtccgggcgcCCCGGCCCCCGCTGacccccatctgcccccagctgcagcgCCGGCAGGCCCAGGAGCGGGAGCGGGACGcgctgctgcaggggctggatCTCGCCGAGCGCCTGCGGGGCTGGTACCGGCGCCACCTGCTGGAGGCCCAGCGCAagcaggagcaggtgggggcGGAGCCG gatTATTTCCCGGATTCCTGCCCCAATCAgagctgcctcctgctggccaagATCCAGGAGGTGAATCTCGGGCTGCGAAACCTACTAGCCAGCCCTGGAAAG GCTGACCCTCCCCCCTGCTTCCCCTCCAGCCGGTTTGGGGCCCCCCTCGTGCAAGCGGGGAAGCAGCAGGCATTGCAGCAGCAAGCCGTGAGTGTGCTGAAGGAGCAGAACCGGCTCCTCATCAAG GAGGTGTCGGAGAAGAGCGACCGCATCGCCCAGCTGGAGCAGGAGAACGTGGCTCTGTGCAGGCAACTCCAGGAGAGCCGGGGCTACCGGCTGCCCAGCCACAAGGAGTCCACCTTCATCTGA
- the SAPCD1 gene encoding suppressor APC domain-containing protein 1 isoform X4: MTSLVASPPPGAPEDPALGLAPRLPRPFLRSLRTLFEILDEQRSGAVHLSEIESRWGRGGPGLSPPGGPQHELLPPGVLPALQQVAGPSGGFLSFPRLVAGLRIALLRDQEEEQGPRAEAAETGHNSAQERTSGGQTREGEPRGVTRSRSINSALSQAGQPRSLRVPKEPRRHTITHGIDYGASRGENPGVRAPRPPLTPICPQLQRRQAQERERDALLQGLDLAERLRGWYRRHLLEAQRKQEQVGAEPDYFPDSCPNQSCLLLAKIQEVNLGLRNLLASPGKADPPPCFPSSRFGAPLVQAGKQQALQQQAVSVLKEQNRLLIKPGGEARR; this comes from the exons ATGACCTCCCTggttgcctcccctccccctggtgcCCCCGAGGATCCTGCCCTGGGCCTGGCCCCACGGCTGCCCCGGCCCTTCCTCCGCAGCCTCCGGACCCTCTTCGAGATCCTGGACGAGCAGCGGAGTGGGGCCGTGCACCTGTCGGAGATCGAGAGccgctggggccgggggggcccGGGCCTGAGCCCCCCGGGGGGCCCACAGCATGAGCTCCTGCCCCCCGGGgtgctgcctgccctgcagcaggtggCGGGGCCCAGCGGCGGGTTCCTGAGCTTCCCCCGCCTAGTGGCGGGGCTGAGAATCGCGCTGCTCCGGgaccaggaggaggagcaggggcccAGGGCGGAGGCGGCTGAGACTGGACACAACTCGGCGCAGGAGAGGACGAGCGGGGGCCAGACAC GCGAGGGGGAGCCGAGGGGCGTGACCCGATCTCGCAGCATCAACAGCGCCCTGAGCCAGGCGGGGCAGCCCCGGAGCCTCCGAGTCCCGAAGGAGCCGCGACGCCACACGATCACCCACGGCATCGACTATGGGGCG agccggggagagaacccaggcgtccgggcgcCCCGGCCCCCGCTGacccccatctgcccccagctgcagcgCCGGCAGGCCCAGGAGCGGGAGCGGGACGcgctgctgcaggggctggatCTCGCCGAGCGCCTGCGGGGCTGGTACCGGCGCCACCTGCTGGAGGCCCAGCGCAagcaggagcaggtgggggcGGAGCCG gatTATTTCCCGGATTCCTGCCCCAATCAgagctgcctcctgctggccaagATCCAGGAGGTGAATCTCGGGCTGCGAAACCTACTAGCCAGCCCTGGAAAG GCTGACCCTCCCCCCTGCTTCCCCTCCAGCCGGTTTGGGGCCCCCCTCGTGCAAGCGGGGAAGCAGCAGGCATTGCAGCAGCAAGCCGTGAGTGTGCTGAAGGAGCAGAACCGGCTCCTCATCAAG CCAGGAGGTGAGGCAAGGAGGTAG
- the SAPCD1 gene encoding suppressor APC domain-containing protein 1 isoform X6, with protein sequence MTSLVASPPPGAPEDPALGLAPRLPRPFLRSLRTLFEILDEQRSGAVHLSEIESRWGRGGPGLSPPGGPQHELLPPGVLPALQQVAGPSGGFLSFPRLVAGLRIALLRDQEEEQGPRAEAAETGHNSAQERTSGGQTREGEPRGVTRSRSINSALSQAGQPRSLRVPKEPRRHTITHGIDYGASRGENPGVRAPRPPLTPICPQLQRRQAQERERDALLQGLDLAERLRGWYRRHLLEAQRKQEQVGAEPDYFPDSCPNQSCLLLAKIQEVNLGLRNLLASPGKPVWGPPRASGEAAGIAAASRECAEGAEPAPHQARR encoded by the exons ATGACCTCCCTggttgcctcccctccccctggtgcCCCCGAGGATCCTGCCCTGGGCCTGGCCCCACGGCTGCCCCGGCCCTTCCTCCGCAGCCTCCGGACCCTCTTCGAGATCCTGGACGAGCAGCGGAGTGGGGCCGTGCACCTGTCGGAGATCGAGAGccgctggggccgggggggcccGGGCCTGAGCCCCCCGGGGGGCCCACAGCATGAGCTCCTGCCCCCCGGGgtgctgcctgccctgcagcaggtggCGGGGCCCAGCGGCGGGTTCCTGAGCTTCCCCCGCCTAGTGGCGGGGCTGAGAATCGCGCTGCTCCGGgaccaggaggaggagcaggggcccAGGGCGGAGGCGGCTGAGACTGGACACAACTCGGCGCAGGAGAGGACGAGCGGGGGCCAGACAC GCGAGGGGGAGCCGAGGGGCGTGACCCGATCTCGCAGCATCAACAGCGCCCTGAGCCAGGCGGGGCAGCCCCGGAGCCTCCGAGTCCCGAAGGAGCCGCGACGCCACACGATCACCCACGGCATCGACTATGGGGCG agccggggagagaacccaggcgtccgggcgcCCCGGCCCCCGCTGacccccatctgcccccagctgcagcgCCGGCAGGCCCAGGAGCGGGAGCGGGACGcgctgctgcaggggctggatCTCGCCGAGCGCCTGCGGGGCTGGTACCGGCGCCACCTGCTGGAGGCCCAGCGCAagcaggagcaggtgggggcGGAGCCG gatTATTTCCCGGATTCCTGCCCCAATCAgagctgcctcctgctggccaagATCCAGGAGGTGAATCTCGGGCTGCGAAACCTACTAGCCAGCCCTGGAAAG CCGGTTTGGGGCCCCCCTCGTGCAAGCGGGGAAGCAGCAGGCATTGCAGCAGCAAGCCGTGAGTGTGCTGAAGGAGCAGAACCGGCTCCTCATCAAG CCAGGAGGTGA
- the SAPCD1 gene encoding suppressor APC domain-containing protein 1 isoform X5 encodes MTSLVASPPPGAPEDPALGLAPRLPRPFLRSLRTLFEILDEQRSGAVHLSEIESRWGRGGPGLSPPGGPQHELLPPGVLPALQQVAGPSGGFLSFPRLVAGLRIALLRDQEEEQGPRAEAAETGHNSAQERTSGGQTREGEPRGVTRSRSINSALSQAGQPRSLRVPKEPRRHTITHGIDYGASRGENPGVRAPRPPLTPICPQLQRRQAQERERDALLQGLDLAERLRGWYRRHLLEAQRKQEQVGAEPDYFPDSCPNQSCLLLAKIQEVNLGLRNLLASPGKADPPPCFPSSRFGAPLVQAGKQQALQQQAVSVLKEQNRLLIKAARR; translated from the exons ATGACCTCCCTggttgcctcccctccccctggtgcCCCCGAGGATCCTGCCCTGGGCCTGGCCCCACGGCTGCCCCGGCCCTTCCTCCGCAGCCTCCGGACCCTCTTCGAGATCCTGGACGAGCAGCGGAGTGGGGCCGTGCACCTGTCGGAGATCGAGAGccgctggggccgggggggcccGGGCCTGAGCCCCCCGGGGGGCCCACAGCATGAGCTCCTGCCCCCCGGGgtgctgcctgccctgcagcaggtggCGGGGCCCAGCGGCGGGTTCCTGAGCTTCCCCCGCCTAGTGGCGGGGCTGAGAATCGCGCTGCTCCGGgaccaggaggaggagcaggggcccAGGGCGGAGGCGGCTGAGACTGGACACAACTCGGCGCAGGAGAGGACGAGCGGGGGCCAGACAC GCGAGGGGGAGCCGAGGGGCGTGACCCGATCTCGCAGCATCAACAGCGCCCTGAGCCAGGCGGGGCAGCCCCGGAGCCTCCGAGTCCCGAAGGAGCCGCGACGCCACACGATCACCCACGGCATCGACTATGGGGCG agccggggagagaacccaggcgtccgggcgcCCCGGCCCCCGCTGacccccatctgcccccagctgcagcgCCGGCAGGCCCAGGAGCGGGAGCGGGACGcgctgctgcaggggctggatCTCGCCGAGCGCCTGCGGGGCTGGTACCGGCGCCACCTGCTGGAGGCCCAGCGCAagcaggagcaggtgggggcGGAGCCG gatTATTTCCCGGATTCCTGCCCCAATCAgagctgcctcctgctggccaagATCCAGGAGGTGAATCTCGGGCTGCGAAACCTACTAGCCAGCCCTGGAAAG GCTGACCCTCCCCCCTGCTTCCCCTCCAGCCGGTTTGGGGCCCCCCTCGTGCAAGCGGGGAAGCAGCAGGCATTGCAGCAGCAAGCCGTGAGTGTGCTGAAGGAGCAGAACCGGCTCCTCATCAAG GCAGCCAGGAGGTGA
- the CLIC1 gene encoding chloride intracellular channel protein 1 isoform X1: protein MAEEQTQVELFVKAGSDGAKIGNCPFSQRLFMVLWLKGVTFNVTTVDTKRRTDTVQKLCPGGQLPFLMYGTEVRTDTNKIEEFLEEVLCPPKYPRLAARNPESNTAGLDIFAKFSAYIKNSNPAQDPALEKGLLRALKVLDNYLMAPLPDEVDETSAEDETRSSRKFLDGDELTLADCNLLPKLHVVQVVCKKYRGFTIPEALQGIHRYLRHAYAREEFASTCPDAEEIELAYETVAKTLK, encoded by the exons ATGGCTGAGGAGCAGACGCAGGTGGAGCTGTTTGTCAAG GCCGGCAGTGATGGGGCCAAGATCGGGaactgccccttctcccagcgGCTCTTCATGGTGCTTTGGCTCAAAGGCGTCACCTTCAACGTCACCACGGTGGACACAAAAAG GAGGACTGACACCGTTCAGAAGCTTTGCCCGGGCGGGCAGCTCCCCTTCCTGATGTACGGGACCGAGGTCCGTACCGACACCAACAAGATCGAGGAGTTCCTGGAGGAGGTGCTCTGCCCCCCCAA GTACCCCAGGTTGGCCGCCCGTAACCCCGAGTCCAACACGGCCGGGCTCGACATCTTCGCCAAGTTCTCCGCCTACATCAAGAACTCGAACCCGGCGCAGGACCCcg ccctggAGAAGGGGCTGCTGAGGGCGCTCAAGGTGCTGGACAATTACCTGATGGCGCCGCTGCCGGACGAGGTGGACGAGACGAGCGCCGAGGACGAGACCCGCTCCAGCCGCAAGTTCCTGGACGGGGACGAGCTGACGCTGGCCGACTGCAACCTGCTGCCCAAGCTGCACGTCGTCCAG GTGGTGTGTAAGAAGTATCGGGGATTCACCATCCCGGAGGCGCTGCAGGGCATCCACCGGTACCTGCGACATGCCTACGCCCGCGAGGAGTTCGCCAGCACCTGCCCCGACGCCGAGGAGATCGAACTGGCCTACGAGACGGTGGCCAAAACCCTGAAATAG
- the CLIC1 gene encoding chloride intracellular channel protein 1 isoform X2 gives MVLWLKGVTFNVTTVDTKRRTDTVQKLCPGGQLPFLMYGTEVRTDTNKIEEFLEEVLCPPKYPRLAARNPESNTAGLDIFAKFSAYIKNSNPAQDPALEKGLLRALKVLDNYLMAPLPDEVDETSAEDETRSSRKFLDGDELTLADCNLLPKLHVVQVVCKKYRGFTIPEALQGIHRYLRHAYAREEFASTCPDAEEIELAYETVAKTLK, from the exons ATGGTGCTTTGGCTCAAAGGCGTCACCTTCAACGTCACCACGGTGGACACAAAAAG GAGGACTGACACCGTTCAGAAGCTTTGCCCGGGCGGGCAGCTCCCCTTCCTGATGTACGGGACCGAGGTCCGTACCGACACCAACAAGATCGAGGAGTTCCTGGAGGAGGTGCTCTGCCCCCCCAA GTACCCCAGGTTGGCCGCCCGTAACCCCGAGTCCAACACGGCCGGGCTCGACATCTTCGCCAAGTTCTCCGCCTACATCAAGAACTCGAACCCGGCGCAGGACCCcg ccctggAGAAGGGGCTGCTGAGGGCGCTCAAGGTGCTGGACAATTACCTGATGGCGCCGCTGCCGGACGAGGTGGACGAGACGAGCGCCGAGGACGAGACCCGCTCCAGCCGCAAGTTCCTGGACGGGGACGAGCTGACGCTGGCCGACTGCAACCTGCTGCCCAAGCTGCACGTCGTCCAG GTGGTGTGTAAGAAGTATCGGGGATTCACCATCCCGGAGGCGCTGCAGGGCATCCACCGGTACCTGCGACATGCCTACGCCCGCGAGGAGTTCGCCAGCACCTGCCCCGACGCCGAGGAGATCGAACTGGCCTACGAGACGGTGGCCAAAACCCTGAAATAG